One region of Aminobacterium colombiense DSM 12261 genomic DNA includes:
- a CDS encoding ABC transporter ATP-binding protein yields MGDKNNIPLLDIRNLSVRFNTDSGIVHAVNNLNLSLRRGKALGFVGETGAGKTTTALAVLQLIQSPPGEITNGEIFFDGQDVMKMTEAEKRDIRGSKIAMIFQDPMTSLNPIMTVEEQIMEMISLHSDFKGEAVRKRAHEMLALVGIRPERGKEYPHQFSGGMRQRVGIAIALACEPTLLIADEPTTALDVTIQAQVLDLIKNLQKIVNTSLLLITHDLGIVAEICDEVAIMYAGRLVEYSDIRQLYSKPMHPYTQGLFNAVPKLDSEPGGKLAVISGLMPDPTDLPKGCRFSPRCPYAQDICHEKACGMKEYEPNHFVDCFFPLGMNGGTRQ; encoded by the coding sequence ATGGGCGATAAGAACAACATTCCTTTACTGGATATTCGCAATCTTTCCGTACGTTTTAACACAGACTCCGGAATAGTGCATGCAGTGAACAATTTAAATCTTTCTCTTCGTAGAGGAAAGGCCCTTGGGTTTGTGGGTGAAACTGGAGCAGGTAAAACAACAACAGCCCTTGCCGTACTCCAGCTGATTCAGTCCCCTCCGGGAGAGATTACCAATGGCGAGATATTTTTTGATGGGCAAGACGTCATGAAGATGACAGAGGCTGAGAAAAGGGATATTCGGGGAAGCAAGATTGCCATGATTTTTCAGGATCCCATGACTTCTCTCAATCCTATTATGACAGTGGAAGAGCAGATTATGGAAATGATCTCACTTCACTCTGACTTTAAGGGAGAAGCGGTGCGGAAACGGGCTCATGAGATGTTGGCTCTTGTGGGAATTCGCCCGGAGAGGGGAAAGGAATACCCTCATCAGTTTTCCGGAGGCATGCGCCAGCGTGTGGGGATCGCCATCGCCCTTGCCTGTGAACCAACCCTTCTGATCGCCGATGAGCCTACGACAGCTCTGGATGTGACTATTCAGGCCCAGGTTCTTGATCTGATAAAGAATCTTCAGAAAATCGTCAATACTTCTTTGCTGCTCATTACCCATGACCTTGGCATCGTGGCGGAAATCTGTGACGAGGTGGCCATTATGTATGCGGGGCGTCTGGTGGAATACTCTGATATTCGCCAGCTTTATAGCAAGCCCATGCATCCATATACGCAAGGACTTTTTAATGCCGTACCCAAACTAGATAGCGAGCCAGGTGGAAAGCTCGCCGTTATATCTGGGCTCATGCCGGATCCTACGGATTTGCCAAAAGGTTGCCGGTTTTCTCCCCGTTGCCCCTATGCCCAGGATATTTGCCATGAAAAGGCGTGCGGGATGAAAGAGTATGAGCCGAATCATTTTGTGGATTGTTTCTTCCCCTTGGGGATGAATGGGGGGACAAGGCAATGA
- a CDS encoding ABC transporter permease, with protein MKNNTMWRYTFIRLRRNYLAMIGLAVLLVLIFMAIFAEQIAPYGYADQDYMMIRKPPSAEHFLGTDEFGRDVFSRLIYGSRISLQVGLIAVSISLIAGGAIGAIAGYFGGRIDNILMRIMDVQLAIPTILLAIVISSALGPGLFNLMVAVGITSIPRFARLMRASVLSIKGMEYIEAARAMGASHFRIIMMYILPNCMAPLIVQSTLSVANAILFAATLSFLGLGIQPPYPEWGGMLSTARPYLRNSAYLSIFPGLAIMITIVALNCIGDGLRDALDPKQKR; from the coding sequence ATTGGGCTTGCTGTTCTTTTGGTGCTTATATTCATGGCCATATTCGCAGAACAAATTGCACCTTACGGATATGCTGATCAGGATTACATGATGATCCGCAAGCCTCCCTCCGCGGAACATTTTCTTGGAACAGATGAGTTTGGCCGGGATGTTTTTAGCCGGTTGATATATGGTTCCAGAATTTCGCTGCAGGTTGGCCTGATAGCGGTTTCCATCTCTTTAATTGCAGGCGGCGCCATAGGAGCTATAGCTGGTTATTTTGGAGGGAGAATAGACAACATCTTAATGCGCATAATGGACGTTCAGCTTGCTATTCCCACCATACTATTGGCGATTGTAATCTCATCAGCCCTTGGGCCAGGCCTGTTCAACCTTATGGTAGCTGTGGGAATTACGTCTATACCAAGGTTTGCCCGTCTCATGAGAGCGTCGGTGCTTTCAATAAAGGGCATGGAATATATTGAAGCCGCAAGAGCCATGGGGGCTAGCCACTTCCGCATTATTATGATGTATATTTTGCCAAACTGCATGGCTCCCCTTATTGTTCAATCGACCCTTAGCGTTGCAAATGCCATACTTTTCGCGGCAACTCTAAGTTTCCTTGGTCTGGGGATTCAGCCTCCATACCCTGAATGGGGCGGAATGCTTTCGACAGCTCGTCCGTATTTGAGGAACAGCGCCTATCTAAGCATCTTCCCCGGTTTGGCGATAATGATCACTATTGTTGCTTTGAACTGCATAGGCGATGGGCTGCGCGATGCTCTTGATCCTAAACAGAAACGGTAA